The Helianthus annuus cultivar XRQ/B chromosome 11, HanXRQr2.0-SUNRISE, whole genome shotgun sequence region ctcacaaatcggaatgaagtgagcacttttcgtcaatATATCCACCACTACCCATATGGCATCGAAACCACGATTCGTCTTAGGCAACTTGGTTAATAGGTCCATtgtaatatgttcccatttccaaaccggaatttctaacggttggagtttgcCATATGGTTTCTGGTGCTCCGCCTTCACTTGTAAACATGTCAAACATTTTTCCACATGCTTCGCCACATccctcttcattccgggccaccaataattttgtttcaaatcattgtacatcttggtcgcacccggatgaattgaataacgggatttatgagcttcattaaGTAGAAGCGCCTTTACTCCACAAGTATGTGGGACCCATATCcttccggatcgagtcttcaacccgttATTCCCATCCGACAAATCTTTCAACTGCCCGATTATTCTTTCCTTCTTCCAATTCTCCTCTTTTACTACTTCTAATTGTGCCTCTCgaatacgttcaagtatacccgaggtcaccACAAGTTGCATCGACCTTACTCGTATTGGGACATAATCCGCTTTTCTGCTCAGAGCATCTGCtaccacatttgcctttccggggtggtagtgtatttcacagtcaaaatccttcaccgtttctagccatcgtctttgtcgcatatttaactccttttgatcgaagaagtatttcaagctcttgtggtcggtgaatatggtgcactttaccccatataggtagtgcctccatatttttaaggcaaataccaccgcagccaactcaagatcatgcgtgggatatttcttctcatgaagtttcaattgcctcgaggcataagctataactttgccccGCTGCATCAAAACACATCCGAGCCCCGGTAGTGAAGCATCAGAATAAACTACCAAATCTTCAACCCCGTCCGGCAATGTCAGTACCGGAGCTTGTGTTAACTtctcttttagcgtttgaaacgctctTTCTTGATCGACACCCCAAATAAACTTCTCTTTCTTTTGGGTTAGCTTTGTTAGCGGTAACgtaatcttggagaaatcttgaatgaatctcctatagtatcccgcaagccccaaaaagcttctaatttccgaagggttcttcggaggattccattttgacacagcCTCAATCTTGGACGGATCCACCAATACTCCGTCGGCACTTATGAcatggccaagaaattgtacctctcgtaaccaaaaggcacacttagagaacttCGCATACAGCCTTTCTCGtctaagtgtctctaacacttcttgtaagtggtttgcgtgttcagcttcacttttcgaatacaccaagatatcatcgataaacacgatgaccgacttgtccaacattggcttgcaaacccagttcatgaggtccatgaaagccgcgggtgcatttgttagCCCAAATGACATTACGAAGAATTCATAATGtccatatcttgtgcggaaagccgtcttcggtacgtcttcttctttgacccttagttggtgatacccagacctaaggtcaatttttgaaaaccagttcgcaccttgtaattggtcgaacaaatcatctATCCTCAGaagcgggtatcggttctttaccgtgagtttgtttaactcccggtaatcgatacacatacgcatgCTTCCGTCTTTCTTTCTTACGAACaacaccggtgcgccccaaggagacacactcggcctaaTGAACCCCTTATCAAGCAAgtcttggatttgggacatcaactcttgtaattccGATGGTGCGAGTCGGTACGGAGCTTTGGCTACGGGTTTTGCGCCCGggatcaattcgattccgaactctacttcccgttcaggCGGTATTCCCGGTAAATCCTCCGGAAACACATCTCCAAAATCTCGTACCACAGGTACATCTTCAATCTTCCGTGGTTCTCTCCCGGGCtcatttgcgtatatcatgaacgccttgcatcctcgcttcataagcttgtgagctttcaacattgagcacactatggggttacctcctttttcaccataaatggtgacgtgtttcccgctcggagataTTAGTTTTATCTCCTTACGAAAACACACAACTTTTGCGTGGTGTTGggctagccaatccatcccaacgactacttgaaattcCCCCATTGACATCGGAATTAGGTCTATCAAGTATTCCTCATCATCGATGTTTAATTTGCAGCCTCGACAAACATCACAAACTATAAAGCTTTTATtgtcccctatttcaacttctaagggcacaggtaatttcgtcaatacaaatgaaggatgtcgaataaacccatgtgaaatgaaggatttattcgtacccgtatcaaataatacacgtgctggaattgagttaattgtgaatatacctgaaaccacatcgGGTTCTGTCTTTGCTTCAGCTGCGGTAAGTTGGAAGGACCTAGCCTTCGCTTTGGGGGCTTCTATTGGAGACTTTTTTGTGTCCCTCTTTTCAACCAACTCAGGACATTCAGATTTCTTGTGACCGGGTTGATAACACTTGTAGCATACAGAAACTTTCCCGGGACATAGTAATGCGATGTGCCCCGTCTTCCCACATACCGGGCACGGCTTGTCTTTGAAGCGGCACTCTCCTTTGTGCCCTTTACCACACACTTTGCAACTCGGCGACCCGCCTTTAGCATCCACTTTCTTTCCCGATTCCGTAGTTCTagctttctttgtagggcttggattcacatcctgtgcccttcgttcacctcTCTCCACCTGTTTCCTTAACTCGATTTCCCGCTCCCGGGCGGTGTTGATAATCTCCGTGAGGGTTTCGTATTTTGACGGAGTCATAAATTCCCTGTACTCAGCACTCAGCATGTTGTAATAGTaatatatcttttgttcttcagtggTGACTAACTCTTCACAAAATCTGAGCTTATCCATGAAGATGCCCGTGATCTTATCGATTGTTTCACCCTTTTGTCTCAGCTGGATGAATTCTTCTTTGATTCTATTGATAACCGCTTTGGGACTGTGgtgtttaaggaatggtaccttaaactc contains the following coding sequences:
- the LOC110888675 gene encoding uncharacterized protein LOC110888675, with translation MSDGNDDNPVRTNTEQMKEIIAEEVGKAIEGSLSGFIDKIQSTVLSLVEERVKRLEDTVNLMKDKTGERKGCSYKEFMACKPPIYNGEVDPIICQRWISDIEGVFEWTHCEVGDFVAYGTGQLRNQAKDWWDNKKKEMGAEAARVMTSDEFKVPFLKHHSPKAVINRIKEEFIQLRQKGETIDKITGIFMDKLRFCEELVTTEEQKIYYYYNMLSAEYREFMTPSKYETLTEIINTAREREIELRKQVERGERRAQDVNPSPTKKARTTESGKKVDAKGGSPSCKVCGKGHKGECRFKDKPCPVCGKTGHIALLCPGKVSVCYKCYQPGHKKSECPELVEKRDTKKSPIEAPKAKARSFQLTAAEAKTEPDVVSGDVMDLTDGGRANNEEPNTTF